The Flavobacterium sp. 1 genome contains the following window.
AAAACAATCAGTACTTACAAACTACGATTGTTGACTAAATTAAACGTTACGAATCTAGTAGATTTAGTAAATAAAGCTAAAACTTTAGAAATCGTTTAACTGTAGCGAGACATTACTCTTCCTAATTTTTTTGAAAAAGAATTGATTAGTTTATAGTAATCCATCGCCAAAGACATTGACTCTGTATTATCTGAACCTGGTTCATTTGATACAGAGTTTTTATTATTAAATATGTTTCATTTATAAATCCAACGAATGAAATTAATTATAATTTTGAACGACCACACCTAAAAATACACATATATCTTTATTAAGATTATTATAGTCATTTATATCGGATAGGATTTCTGAATTATCAATTTTAGAATCAGTAGAAATTGATTTCAAAAATTGCTGAACAATTTGACGAATTAAAAAAGAACGTAAACGAAAAATGTTATCTGTAACATATTGACTAATAGATTCTTCTTTTTGTTTTACAAGAATATTTTGTCCTTCCCAATTGTCCAATGAGTATTGCTCATCATCCATTATAATATTAGTAACTTCTTGAGAAAGATGTTGAGGCAATTGAGTTAAATATTGTTCTAAATTAAATTCATCGTTTTGATGATAATAATTTATAATACTTTGATATAATTCCAAAAATAATGGATTAGACAATAAAGTTTCATCCTCCTGCAAACTTAAATAAACTTGATCATAGACTTTCAATTCTTTTTTAATTGATTTCTTCTCAATATCTCCTTCATTTGTTCCTATTAATAAATAATCAAAAACTTCAATTTTATTCCCGTACAACAATAATATTTCAATTATTTTACGCTCCAAACGATACAACACATCAACTTTTTCAGCTTCAACTGGATTTTCATTTTTCACAACTTCAAAAGCTTTTTGCTCTTGTTTTGCTTTTTTTCCTACTTCGGCAACATCTTTTTGCACCAACTGCGCCAAAGTACTAGTTAAAACCTGCTCGGAAATATCCATTATTCTGGAACATTCCTGTATGTAGATTTCCCTCTGGATTCTGTCCGGAATCTTCGAAATACTCTGTACCATATCCCGAATCAGATCAGCTTTCTTAACTGGATCGTTTTTAGCATCATTCATTAATAGAGATGCTTTAAACTGAATAAAATCCTTGGCATTGTTATCTAAATAGGCAACTAATTCTTCATAAGGCGTTTTCTTGGCAAAACTGTCTGGATCTTCTCCATCTGGAAATGCACAAACTTTTACATTCATTCCTTCTTCAAGAATCAAATCAATCCCGCGGACAGAAGCGCGAAGTCCTGCCGCATCCCCGTCAAATAGAACGGTAATGTTTTTGGTCAGCCTATTGATTAACCGAATTTGATCCGGTGTAAGAGCCGTTCCCGAAGAGGCAACCACATTCTCAATACCCGCTTGATTAAACTGAATAACATCAGTATATCCTTCGACCAAAAAACAATTATTTAGTTTGGCTATGGACTGTTTCGCTTGAAAAATACCATACAACACTTTACTTTTATGGTAAATTTCACTCTCGGGCGAGTTTAAATATTTAGCAGCTTTTTTGTCATTGGTCAAAATTCGGCCACCAAAACCAAGTACCCTTCCAGACATACTTTGAATAGGAAACATCACCCTGCTTTTGAATCGGTCAAAAGGACGGTCTTCTCTGGCAATGGTAAGTCCAGTGCTTTCAAGAAATTCCATTTTATATCCTTTACCTAACGCTTCTTTTGTAAAAGCATCCCAAGTTTCCGGTGAATATCCTAAAGAAAATTTCTTGATGGTTTCGTTAGTAAAACCACGCTCTTTAAAATAAGAAAGCCCAATGGCTTTCCCTTCTTCAGTGTTTAAAAGTGTCGTATGAAAATAGGTTTTTGCAAATTCAGAAACCAAATACATACTTTCGCGAACATCTGTATTTAATTTTTCTTCTTCTGATCGTTCCGTTTCCTCAATCTCGATATTGTATTTTTTGGCCAAATAACGAATGGCTTCGGGATACGTAAAATGCGAATGTTCCATCAAAAAAGCAACCGAGTTACCTCCTTTTCCCGAACTAAAATCTTTCCAAATCCCTTTGGCTGGCGAAACCATAAAAGACGGAGAACGTTCATCCGAAAACGGACTCAGCCCCTTAAAATTACTTCCTGCTCTTTTTAATTGTACAAAATCTCCAATAACCTCCTCTACTCGAGCGGTTTCAAAAACTGTATCTATGGTTGCTTGTGCTATCAAAATTTATGAGAATATTTAATGGTAATCCTTTCGAGAATTCGAATGGTTACAAAAATACACAAATCAAACTTTAAACCCAGATTCCATATTAGAAATCTGCTTCATTTGAATTCTACCTAACTTTTTTATTTACCGCAAGGGCGCAATGACTTTAATTTATCTGTATTCCGCAAAGACCGCAAAGCTTTGCGTTCCTTGCGCTTTCAAAAAAACAAAAAACTTTGCGCTCCTTTCGGTTAAAATGATTAGAGTTATGTTCGCATTAGAAAAAGCACTAGTATAAATAAAAAAAGTGCTTCATCTCTGAAACACTTTTTTACAATAAAAAACTTAACTAATTAAAATCGAAACGAAGTCCTAATGAAATATTATTTTGATCAACAATATTATTTTCGAATAAAGGCTGCAAATCGTATTTCAAATACAAGCTTGTTGACTTATATCCAACATAAGTACTCACCCCATAATTAAAGTCATTAACATTATAATTTCCCTTGGTTTTTTGTTCCACATCATTGCCGCTGGCATCTTCAAAGCTAAAAATCTGCTTTGATTTTACTCTAAATCCGGCATATCCGCCTATACCAATTCTCGCACTTTTATGAGTTTTAAAATAATTAACATCATCACGAATTTCTTTCTTTGTAAAATCAAATTCTAAATGCAGAGGCACCATGATATACACATTTCTAAATCTGGATTCTTCTAAATGCACTGTACTGTTTACTAAATCAGTTTGTGTACCGTTCTTAACAAAATAACGATCATCTGTAGCCCGAAGATTATTATACATTAACGACATTCCGTATTTAAAATGCAGCAGATTGTCGTCTTTCAGAATCCTAGTGTTGCCAGTCAATCCCCATTCATAAAAGTGAGATTTCCAATATTTAAAATCGGAGTTGGCAACCTGCTTATCGGTTACTAAATTGTTTGCTCCAAAAGCAAATACAAATTGAGTTGTAGTTCTCTTAGACTGCCTATTTTCCACGTCCTTTTGTCCATGATATACTTTCATAGATGTAAGATTAACTATTGTTTTATCCTCATCAGTACAATCATTAAAATCTCCAATTGTAAATCTTGCACCTTCCCTTTTGTTTACATTTTCTACTTCAACTTTTCCATCAACTCTATCTTGAACTAATCGATTTAATTTACCTTCTTCAACAGCGACCTTTTTTTCAATATTAGCAGCACGTACTTCAGCTTTTTTTAATTTAAGCGCTTCAGCTTTTTCCTTAGGAATCATTCCATTTGCAACTTCTTTATCCAATGAATCTATTTCAGTTTTTAAAGTATTTTTTTCATGATCTGTTATTGCTTTAATTTGATCGCCAATTGCTTTTGCTTTTGTTTCAAATGAAATTACTTTGTGTTCCCGTCCTTTATTCGAACCAGTTTCGGGAACAGTATCATCAACCACTTCAAGCTTTACATCTTTAAACCAAACCTGGCCTGTTCCATCCAATAAAACTCCATAAGAAATAGATGTTGCTTCCGCCGGAACAAACAAAACAACTTCATATTTAGTCCAATCAGTTGATCCTTTAATAGGCCTTCTTTCCATGTTATCGAAAGCGAGTACACGAGCATGATAATAATCAACCCGCATCCAAAGCCCAGCCCAAGACTTAACCT
Protein-coding sequences here:
- the dnaG gene encoding DNA primase — translated: MIAQATIDTVFETARVEEVIGDFVQLKRAGSNFKGLSPFSDERSPSFMVSPAKGIWKDFSSGKGGNSVAFLMEHSHFTYPEAIRYLAKKYNIEIEETERSEEEKLNTDVRESMYLVSEFAKTYFHTTLLNTEEGKAIGLSYFKERGFTNETIKKFSLGYSPETWDAFTKEALGKGYKMEFLESTGLTIAREDRPFDRFKSRVMFPIQSMSGRVLGFGGRILTNDKKAAKYLNSPESEIYHKSKVLYGIFQAKQSIAKLNNCFLVEGYTDVIQFNQAGIENVVASSGTALTPDQIRLINRLTKNITVLFDGDAAGLRASVRGIDLILEEGMNVKVCAFPDGEDPDSFAKKTPYEELVAYLDNNAKDFIQFKASLLMNDAKNDPVKKADLIRDMVQSISKIPDRIQREIYIQECSRIMDISEQVLTSTLAQLVQKDVAEVGKKAKQEQKAFEVVKNENPVEAEKVDVLYRLERKIIEILLLYGNKIEVFDYLLIGTNEGDIEKKSIKKELKVYDQVYLSLQEDETLLSNPLFLELYQSIINYYHQNDEFNLEQYLTQLPQHLSQEVTNIIMDDEQYSLDNWEGQNILVKQKEESISQYVTDNIFRLRSFLIRQIVQQFLKSISTDSKIDNSEILSDINDYNNLNKDICVFLGVVVQNYN